A genomic stretch from Bacillus sp. N1-1 includes:
- a CDS encoding TerC family protein: protein MEILQEILNTYASFFDWEMWGEVLTDPVSWGLIGTLVLLEGLLSADNALVLAVMVKHLPPEQRRKALTYGLIGAYFFRFLFIGIGMFLIKFWWIKVFGAAYLAWIVIQHFRNKGGEEGTEGMKKDTWLVRTFGLFWATVISVELMDIAFSADSILAALAISEQVWVLLLGGMIGILLMRTVAGVFLKLIERVPEMENTAFVLIAIIALKMFLSVFHIEVPHVAFFGIIVLAFLGTFVVHYINNRNRPYAEETASAKENE, encoded by the coding sequence GTGGAAATTTTACAAGAAATTCTAAACACATATGCCTCTTTCTTTGATTGGGAAATGTGGGGAGAAGTTTTAACAGACCCTGTTTCATGGGGACTTATTGGTACATTGGTTCTTCTGGAAGGTTTGTTATCAGCTGATAACGCACTCGTTCTTGCCGTTATGGTTAAACACCTTCCGCCAGAGCAACGTAGAAAAGCGTTAACGTATGGCTTAATCGGTGCTTATTTCTTCCGATTCCTATTTATTGGTATCGGAATGTTTCTAATTAAATTCTGGTGGATCAAAGTATTTGGTGCCGCATACCTTGCTTGGATTGTCATTCAACACTTTAGAAATAAGGGTGGAGAAGAAGGCACAGAGGGTATGAAAAAAGATACCTGGCTTGTTCGTACATTCGGGTTGTTCTGGGCTACTGTCATTTCAGTAGAACTAATGGATATCGCGTTCTCTGCTGATAGCATCTTAGCTGCACTAGCTATTTCAGAACAAGTATGGGTACTGTTACTTGGAGGAATGATCGGTATTCTTCTTATGAGAACAGTAGCTGGCGTTTTCCTTAAATTGATCGAAAGAGTACCTGAAATGGAAAATACAGCGTTTGTATTGATTGCAATTATTGCCCTGAAGATGTTCTTGAGTGTCTTCCATATCGAAGTTCCTCACGTAGCATTCTTTGGTATCATCGTACTTGCGTTCCTTGGAACATTTGTTGTTCATTATATTAATAATCGAAATCGTCCTTATGCAGAAGAAACAGCTTCAGCAAAAGAGAACGAATAG
- a CDS encoding HpcH/HpaI aldolase/citrate lyase family protein translates to MKKLEYFQYLSEIQKEHIFFKKPAPISKHVEREQLAYAIGAALYMPAIRKDIATIVIQEKYKEVVTIVLDLEDAIGDNRVDEAIDQTVEHLAAIEEAMVYGTLTWESLPLLFIRVRSASQLKEVARKLDTSIHYLTGFVFPKFSTSNGRDYLHTLRDVEMTAGTRLYGMPILESPELFYKETRYTEFHSLSSLFQEYESSILNVRIGATDLCGLYGIRRSAQSTIYDISVMRDFIADVVNYFGRSFVVSGPVWEYFNNRQELREHGDQNVSDYNTGLLNEALLDLTNGLIGKTVIHPSHLTVVQSVNVVSKEDYLDALSILENANGEIGVLKSNSQNKMNEIKPHHKWAVKVIMKSTIYGVYHDKYNFFKMLTETIPFSDPVGYER, encoded by the coding sequence GTGAAGAAGCTGGAATATTTTCAATACCTATCAGAAATACAGAAAGAGCATATCTTCTTTAAGAAGCCAGCTCCAATTAGTAAACATGTAGAACGAGAACAGCTAGCTTATGCGATTGGAGCTGCTTTGTATATGCCTGCAATACGAAAAGATATTGCAACGATCGTGATTCAAGAAAAGTATAAAGAAGTGGTTACAATTGTTCTTGATCTTGAAGATGCGATTGGAGACAACCGTGTAGATGAGGCGATCGATCAAACGGTGGAGCATCTAGCAGCCATTGAAGAAGCGATGGTTTACGGGACACTAACTTGGGAGAGCTTACCCCTATTATTTATTCGCGTTCGCTCTGCCAGTCAACTAAAGGAAGTGGCAAGAAAATTAGACACTTCCATTCATTATTTAACAGGATTTGTGTTTCCTAAATTCTCCACAAGTAATGGTAGAGATTACTTACATACTTTACGAGATGTGGAAATGACCGCGGGCACACGATTATACGGCATGCCAATATTAGAGTCTCCAGAACTTTTCTATAAGGAAACACGCTACACGGAGTTTCACTCTCTTTCATCATTGTTCCAAGAATATGAATCTTCCATACTAAATGTACGTATCGGGGCCACAGATCTTTGTGGACTTTATGGAATACGTCGAAGTGCACAGTCAACGATTTATGATATTTCCGTAATGAGAGATTTTATAGCAGATGTGGTCAACTATTTTGGGAGAAGCTTTGTCGTTTCTGGTCCTGTTTGGGAGTATTTCAATAATCGACAGGAATTAAGAGAGCATGGAGATCAGAACGTATCTGATTATAATACTGGACTATTGAATGAGGCGTTGCTTGATTTAACCAATGGTTTGATTGGGAAGACGGTTATTCATCCTTCGCACCTTACCGTGGTGCAAAGCGTGAATGTTGTATCGAAAGAAGATTATCTTGATGCGCTTAGTATTCTTGAAAATGCAAACGGAGAAATAGGCGTTCTTAAAAGTAACTCGCAAAACAAAATGAATGAGATTAAGCCGCATCATAAATGGGCAGTAAAAGTTATTATGAAATCAACGATCTACGGGGTGTATCATGACAAGTATAATTTCTTCAAAATGCTCACCGAAACAATACCATTTTCCGATCCTGTCGGATATGAGCGTTAA
- a CDS encoding phosphoribosyltransferase family protein, with translation MTSIISSKCSPKQYHFPILSDMSVNLEVTQNALNIPINEFFNMAARINKKRGFLFVSKILGKHLPVNPYKPLLASGLLASTYYERVTGHAVDDLSDIRKGFLSNQNEEIERAYELLKMNPLTLQEPPIVIGFAETATALGHAVFDCFQQGYYIHTTRENVGDLVPEFNFKEEHSHAVDQRCYANRSILEKQHPILLVDDEITTGKTCLNIIRELHAKYPRHHYAVLSLLDWRSEEHIEHYQSLEKELGIKIRVESLLKGTISFEGNPLERPINDFHSNEDPSKETVINRINLASEFQSLPESGYLSYSGRFGINESDKAKIEESCRSASKHLNKERLDGKTLCLGTGEFMYIPMKIASYLDGNVSYHSTTRSPIQPVKVDHYAITKGFTFQNPEDHSVQHYVYNIPKGEYNQVFVFFEKDVSDEDVMEIAALLKEREIKTLHIVTCS, from the coding sequence ATGACAAGTATAATTTCTTCAAAATGCTCACCGAAACAATACCATTTTCCGATCCTGTCGGATATGAGCGTTAATCTAGAAGTCACGCAAAATGCATTGAACATACCAATCAATGAATTTTTCAATATGGCAGCACGCATCAATAAAAAACGAGGCTTTCTTTTTGTTAGTAAGATACTAGGGAAGCATCTTCCAGTCAATCCCTATAAGCCATTGCTTGCTTCAGGACTTCTTGCTTCTACTTATTATGAACGAGTTACAGGTCATGCTGTTGATGATCTTTCAGACATTCGAAAGGGGTTTTTAAGTAATCAGAATGAAGAGATTGAGAGAGCTTATGAACTCTTGAAAATGAATCCTCTTACCCTTCAAGAACCTCCGATTGTAATCGGATTTGCTGAAACGGCAACTGCGCTTGGCCATGCAGTGTTTGATTGCTTTCAACAAGGCTATTATATTCACACAACACGTGAGAATGTAGGCGATCTCGTACCAGAGTTCAACTTTAAAGAAGAACACTCTCATGCAGTAGACCAACGCTGTTATGCCAATCGCTCGATTCTTGAGAAACAACATCCAATTTTATTAGTGGATGATGAAATTACGACGGGAAAAACGTGTCTCAACATTATTCGCGAGCTTCACGCTAAATACCCTCGTCATCATTATGCCGTTCTTTCTTTATTAGATTGGCGATCAGAAGAACATATTGAACACTATCAGTCGTTGGAAAAAGAGCTTGGCATAAAGATCCGCGTTGAGTCACTTCTTAAAGGAACAATTTCATTTGAAGGGAATCCTCTAGAACGTCCGATCAATGATTTTCATTCCAATGAAGATCCGAGTAAGGAAACGGTTATCAATCGAATAAACCTGGCATCTGAGTTTCAGTCTTTACCTGAGAGTGGCTATCTTTCTTATAGTGGTAGGTTTGGCATTAACGAATCGGATAAAGCAAAGATAGAGGAGTCCTGTCGAAGTGCATCGAAGCATTTAAACAAAGAGCGACTTGATGGAAAAACGTTATGTCTTGGGACCGGAGAGTTTATGTACATTCCTATGAAGATTGCATCTTATTTGGATGGAAACGTCTCCTATCATTCAACGACGAGAAGCCCAATCCAACCGGTTAAAGTAGACCATTATGCGATTACTAAAGGGTTCACTTTTCAAAATCCAGAAGATCACTCTGTTCAACATTATGTGTATAACATTCCAAAAGGCGAATATAACCAGGTCTTTGTTTTCTTTGAAAAGGATGTTTCAGATGAAGATGTTATGGAGATCGCTGCACTACTAAAAGAAAGAGAAATCAAAACGCTTCATATCGTGACGTGTTCGTGA
- a CDS encoding cysteine protease StiP family protein, producing MGSYPDQDVTFLLKDLSEIKMERSTDEREQAIQQGTHYSEMLPIEYKPTDEYMKLFYASLDETKHKVAVAVGVVAEQIVAKRGFQTVLVSLARAGTPIGVLIKRYLCYKYDCNFPHYSISIIRDRGIDEEALRYILNEHPGYSISFIDGWTGKGAITNELTKSVAEFNEMTGENLSSELAVLADPGNCSSLFGTREDFLIPSACLNSTVSGLVSRTVLNKRWIHEGDFHGAKYYSELASEDVSNLYVDTIYSQFPFIDNEVKSGLEAIAKQNREPEWKGLESIENIQRDFGIANSHLIKPGVGETTRVLLRRVPWKILVHPNAEMNLEHILILARDRGVPIEEYSNMSYSCCGLIKPMEKE from the coding sequence ATGGGGAGCTACCCTGATCAAGATGTCACTTTTCTTTTGAAAGATTTGTCAGAAATCAAGATGGAAAGAAGTACAGATGAGCGAGAACAGGCGATTCAGCAAGGGACTCATTATTCTGAAATGCTACCAATTGAATATAAGCCTACAGATGAATACATGAAGTTGTTTTACGCTTCACTTGATGAAACGAAACATAAAGTTGCCGTAGCCGTAGGTGTGGTTGCTGAACAAATTGTAGCAAAGAGAGGTTTTCAAACCGTACTCGTTTCTTTAGCGCGAGCAGGAACGCCAATCGGTGTTTTAATCAAACGCTATCTTTGTTATAAATACGATTGTAATTTCCCCCATTACAGCATTTCGATCATTCGCGATAGAGGGATTGATGAGGAAGCACTTCGATATATTTTGAACGAACATCCCGGTTATTCGATCTCATTTATTGATGGATGGACAGGTAAGGGAGCCATTACAAATGAATTAACAAAGTCAGTTGCTGAATTCAATGAGATGACTGGAGAGAATTTATCAAGTGAGTTAGCCGTTTTGGCTGATCCTGGTAACTGCTCGTCACTCTTTGGAACGCGTGAAGATTTTCTTATTCCAAGTGCTTGTTTAAATTCCACTGTATCAGGACTTGTTAGTCGTACCGTGTTAAATAAGCGCTGGATCCATGAAGGTGATTTCCATGGAGCGAAGTACTACTCAGAGCTTGCATCAGAAGATGTATCAAATTTGTATGTCGATACAATCTACAGTCAGTTTCCTTTCATAGATAACGAGGTGAAAAGTGGATTAGAAGCGATTGCCAAACAAAATCGGGAGCCTGAGTGGAAAGGACTGGAATCGATTGAAAATATCCAGCGTGATTTTGGCATAGCGAATAGTCACCTCATAAAACCAGGCGTTGGGGAAACAACGAGGGTCCTATTGCGACGCGTTCCATGGAAAATCCTCGTTCATCCGAATGCTGAAATGAACCTTGAACATATTTTGATTTTGGCGAGAGATCGTGGCGTTCCAATAGAAGAGTATTCAAATATGTCTTATTCTTGCTGCGGACTTATTAAGCCGATGGAGAAAGAATAA
- a CDS encoding HAD family hydrolase: MRAFASDLDRTLIYSHRMIEPGTSNDVQLIETLEGREISYISNYSRELLQQVNNEIYFIPVTTRTIEQYQRITLFQSAIQPEYAVTSNGGHILKNGEVVKDWSECLKTSLEECLSLDVFIRQLESFIIGNWVERIRQADNLFVYLIIRRDQVSREELSSLFEWAREQGWQPSLQGRKLYFVPNPVNKWRAVEYLKNELGLSYIYTAGDSLLDYELIKYGDCGYVPSHGEVLESYPNLRKTEARGMEASEEILSSIMEDLSLNKLPSKQG; encoded by the coding sequence ATGAGGGCATTCGCAAGCGATTTAGATCGTACCTTAATTTATTCACATCGAATGATTGAACCAGGCACTAGCAATGACGTGCAGCTGATTGAAACGCTTGAAGGAAGGGAAATTTCTTATATTTCCAATTATTCGCGTGAATTATTACAGCAAGTAAACAACGAAATTTATTTTATACCTGTTACGACGAGAACGATTGAACAATATCAACGCATAACGCTGTTTCAATCAGCCATCCAACCAGAATATGCTGTGACGAGTAACGGCGGACATATTTTAAAAAATGGAGAAGTAGTAAAGGATTGGTCAGAGTGCCTAAAAACGTCTCTAGAAGAGTGTTTATCTCTGGATGTTTTTATACGTCAGCTGGAGAGTTTCATTATTGGGAACTGGGTAGAGCGAATTCGTCAGGCGGATAATCTCTTCGTTTATCTCATCATTCGACGTGATCAAGTTTCGAGAGAAGAACTTTCATCACTGTTTGAATGGGCACGTGAACAAGGTTGGCAGCCGAGTCTTCAGGGGAGGAAGCTGTACTTTGTTCCAAACCCAGTAAACAAGTGGAGAGCTGTCGAGTATTTGAAGAATGAGCTTGGACTTTCTTACATCTATACGGCAGGAGACTCTTTGCTAGACTATGAACTAATTAAGTATGGTGACTGTGGGTATGTTCCCTCACACGGTGAGGTTCTAGAAAGCTATCCGAATTTACGTAAAACAGAAGCACGTGGCATGGAAGCCTCAGAGGAAATCCTATCTTCCATCATGGAAGACTTATCTTTAAATAAACTACCTTCAAAGCAAGGTTAA
- a CDS encoding YceG family protein, with translation MSHYDQILIKKASLDDEGLKERLFQSFPDRDSYENGKELHVTQIVGRFLGSYYDENDYFLQLHELYKSNQIHVLSEELNKVISPERLQAIQSIHAINQKENGLSANRFVAFLEGAKLIPSHQNPSLHRHMRKSLIAILELFEKQHQGGFSHPEFRRVLVDLMKWTWNHLDPWLAETQFEMKMPGVVWYGEATTSQQYFLLYLVELGCDVLYFHPEGIDSFQELDPDGELMEKRQLPATAKLEPFPIEKPERRSTVAYRATKEMDTVLHHEGSQLFKPWQLRSYAPKSVTLKTTYDELFLIAKEKAFIRPNFKVENGTVHIPSLFAKVMGVSENKKEYWNRLQDISETKSTVMIRQFPFTQETRANQKFHYQHALNQEGVLDPEIMMQGNWWQYKHLPNETQKAIGQAISRMCSNPKLLPEGNESEEEIKLYLFSQTTKVPEEFVQLMQTFDYSQEVPKVVLYNTEMNGTLSRSDAAVLHLLNEFGIDIILYNPPGHQCIERFIDANQFDVHWLEEMAYRQDFKEPSVFRKLFKSIKL, from the coding sequence ATGAGTCACTATGACCAAATTCTGATTAAGAAAGCATCGCTTGATGATGAGGGTTTAAAAGAACGGTTATTTCAGTCGTTTCCAGATCGTGATTCCTATGAGAATGGTAAAGAACTACACGTTACGCAAATAGTAGGGAGATTCCTTGGAAGCTACTATGATGAGAATGACTATTTCCTACAACTGCACGAACTGTACAAGTCAAATCAAATTCATGTGTTAAGCGAAGAATTGAATAAAGTGATAAGCCCTGAGCGACTTCAGGCGATACAATCTATCCATGCGATTAACCAAAAAGAAAACGGACTCTCTGCAAATCGGTTCGTTGCATTCCTAGAAGGTGCCAAGCTTATTCCTTCTCATCAAAATCCATCTTTACATCGCCATATGCGAAAATCTTTAATAGCGATTCTTGAGCTTTTTGAGAAGCAGCATCAGGGTGGATTTAGTCATCCCGAATTCCGCAGAGTTCTCGTTGATTTAATGAAATGGACATGGAATCATCTCGATCCGTGGCTAGCAGAAACACAGTTTGAAATGAAAATGCCCGGTGTTGTGTGGTATGGAGAAGCAACAACAAGTCAGCAATACTTCTTACTTTATTTAGTTGAGCTTGGATGCGATGTGCTTTATTTTCATCCTGAAGGCATTGATTCGTTTCAGGAACTTGATCCGGATGGGGAATTAATGGAGAAGCGCCAACTACCTGCAACCGCTAAGCTCGAACCTTTTCCGATTGAAAAGCCGGAAAGACGTTCTACTGTCGCCTATCGAGCAACGAAAGAAATGGATACGGTCCTTCATCATGAAGGGTCCCAATTGTTTAAACCATGGCAATTAAGAAGTTATGCTCCAAAGTCTGTCACATTAAAAACTACCTATGATGAACTGTTCTTAATTGCAAAGGAAAAAGCATTCATTCGGCCAAATTTCAAAGTAGAAAACGGAACCGTTCATATTCCTTCGTTATTCGCCAAGGTTATGGGAGTTTCCGAGAATAAGAAGGAATATTGGAACAGACTTCAAGATATAAGCGAAACGAAATCAACTGTCATGATTCGTCAATTCCCTTTTACCCAGGAAACGAGAGCCAATCAGAAGTTTCATTATCAGCATGCCTTGAATCAAGAGGGTGTACTGGATCCGGAAATCATGATGCAGGGTAACTGGTGGCAATATAAGCATTTGCCAAATGAAACGCAAAAGGCAATTGGACAGGCGATTTCGAGAATGTGCAGCAACCCTAAGCTGCTTCCTGAAGGCAATGAGTCAGAAGAAGAGATAAAACTTTACCTTTTCTCACAAACAACCAAAGTTCCTGAAGAGTTTGTCCAATTAATGCAAACGTTTGATTACTCTCAGGAAGTGCCAAAAGTTGTTTTATATAATACAGAAATGAACGGTACGCTTTCTCGATCCGATGCAGCCGTTTTACATCTGCTGAATGAATTTGGCATTGATATTATTCTTTATAATCCACCTGGGCACCAATGTATTGAGCGCTTTATTGATGCAAATCAATTTGATGTTCATTGGCTAGAAGAAATGGCATATCGTCAGGATTTTAAAGAACCTTCCGTTTTTCGTAAGTTGTTTAAATCAATTAAACTATAA
- a CDS encoding toxic anion resistance protein, with product MTNETGLTTLDKNEEITEAKAEDVRLKLREEQEVQKLAGEIDVRDQMALLEFGKEPAVEISKFSDKILSMMRTTSVTDSGEMLKQLGKIMDRFDKKDFEEPKTGFLSKFFKKGNDMVEKIFGKYQTLGGEIEKVHVEISKYKDEMSRSTGTLDEMYQHNLNYYVELEKYVVAGQIKLEELQDKVPAIQQKVSAGDQMAQMELDTLNNAIQTLEERIYDLEMARMVAIQTAPQIRLLQRGNTKLIGKINSAFIITIPVFKNGVIQAVTAKRQKLVADSMNELDRRTNEMLKNNAQNISNQSVEIAKLSGRPSVKIETIEESWNTIVKGMEETRAIEDENKRLRDEGTKRILELQDNMKKIGNNSGRS from the coding sequence ATGACGAATGAAACAGGTTTAACAACACTTGATAAAAATGAAGAGATCACAGAAGCAAAGGCAGAAGATGTTCGGCTGAAGCTTCGTGAAGAGCAAGAAGTTCAGAAGCTTGCTGGTGAAATAGATGTAAGAGACCAAATGGCTTTACTTGAATTTGGGAAAGAACCGGCCGTTGAGATCTCGAAATTCTCCGATAAAATTTTATCGATGATGCGCACAACGAGCGTTACTGATTCTGGAGAAATGCTGAAGCAGCTTGGGAAAATCATGGATCGATTCGATAAAAAAGACTTTGAAGAGCCGAAAACAGGCTTTCTTTCTAAATTCTTCAAAAAAGGCAATGATATGGTTGAGAAGATTTTTGGCAAATATCAAACGCTTGGTGGAGAAATTGAAAAAGTACATGTTGAAATTTCGAAATACAAAGATGAAATGTCACGTTCAACAGGTACACTAGATGAAATGTATCAGCATAATCTAAACTATTATGTAGAACTGGAGAAATATGTTGTTGCAGGACAGATTAAACTTGAAGAGCTTCAAGATAAAGTTCCTGCTATTCAACAGAAAGTTAGCGCTGGTGATCAAATGGCGCAAATGGAACTGGATACGTTGAATAATGCGATTCAAACGCTTGAGGAACGCATTTATGATCTTGAAATGGCAAGAATGGTTGCCATTCAAACAGCTCCACAAATTCGTCTTCTACAACGAGGAAATACAAAGTTAATCGGAAAAATCAATTCAGCCTTCATTATTACCATCCCGGTTTTCAAAAATGGTGTCATTCAAGCTGTAACAGCGAAGCGTCAAAAGCTTGTTGCTGACTCTATGAATGAATTGGATCGTCGTACAAATGAAATGTTGAAAAACAATGCACAAAATATCTCGAATCAAAGTGTTGAGATTGCGAAATTGTCAGGAAGACCAAGTGTAAAGATTGAAACGATTGAGGAATCCTGGAACACAATCGTAAAAGGGATGGAAGAAACGCGTGCGATAGAGGACGAGAATAAACGCCTACGAGATGAAGGTACGAAGCGTATTTTAGAACTTCAAGATAATATGAAGAAGATCGGGAATAATTCAGGTCGATCCTAA
- a CDS encoding CsbD family protein yields MSNNKGLSDKVKGAVSKTKGEVKDQVGNAKNDHRLQEEGKRDKSRGEYQDRKGNLKN; encoded by the coding sequence ATGAGTAACAATAAAGGGTTAAGTGACAAAGTAAAAGGCGCTGTTTCCAAAACAAAAGGTGAAGTAAAAGATCAGGTTGGGAACGCAAAGAACGACCATCGCCTTCAAGAAGAAGGAAAGCGCGATAAGTCGAGAGGCGAATACCAGGATCGTAAAGGAAATCTGAAAAACTAA
- a CDS encoding alanine/glycine:cation symporter family protein, giving the protein MDILKTIVDAGNELIWSNILIVILIGVGLYFTIRSRFVQFRLFGEMFHVLSEKDTMKGRKNSVSSLQAFFISTASRVGTGNLAGVASAVSIGGPGAVFWMWVIALLGAASGFVESTLAQIYKVRDGDDFRGGPAYYMQRALNARWLGIIFAVLITFSFGLVFNSVQSNTIALAFENSFDVNRWALGAILTVATAIIIFGGVRRIAVVSQIIVPIMAGIYVIVAGFVLIVNFTEIPAMIALIFQHAFGFKEVTGGGVGAAMLLGIKRGLFSNEAGMGSAPNAAATADVSHPVKQGLIQALGVFVDTLLIATATAFMILMSDGYVDSKLDGVQLTQEAMNQHLGSGAGIFVAVAVLLFAFSSIIGNYYYGETNIEFIKSSKTALLIYRLAVLAMVMFGAKAGFGIVWGMADLSMGLMALLNLIVISIIGKVAFVALKDYRDQRKAGKDPQFYADTIKGLKSDIWTDKPKEKSN; this is encoded by the coding sequence ATGGATATTCTAAAAACGATTGTTGATGCTGGTAATGAACTCATTTGGTCGAACATTTTAATTGTTATTCTCATTGGTGTCGGTCTTTATTTCACGATTCGTTCACGATTCGTTCAATTTCGCCTGTTTGGTGAAATGTTTCATGTGCTATCAGAAAAGGACACGATGAAAGGAAGAAAGAACTCAGTCTCGAGTTTACAAGCTTTCTTTATTAGTACCGCATCTCGTGTTGGAACAGGTAATCTTGCCGGCGTTGCTTCTGCTGTTAGTATTGGTGGTCCCGGTGCTGTTTTCTGGATGTGGGTCATTGCCCTACTCGGTGCAGCTAGTGGATTTGTCGAAAGTACGCTTGCTCAAATTTATAAAGTTCGTGATGGGGATGACTTCCGAGGCGGACCTGCTTACTATATGCAGCGCGCGTTAAATGCTCGCTGGTTAGGTATCATTTTCGCTGTCTTAATTACGTTCAGTTTCGGACTTGTTTTCAACTCCGTTCAATCAAATACGATTGCACTTGCTTTTGAAAACTCCTTCGACGTTAATCGTTGGGCATTAGGCGCTATCTTGACAGTCGCTACTGCCATTATCATTTTCGGGGGTGTCCGCCGAATTGCTGTCGTTTCACAGATCATTGTTCCAATCATGGCTGGGATTTACGTCATTGTTGCAGGTTTTGTTCTAATCGTAAACTTTACTGAAATCCCCGCTATGATTGCTCTTATTTTCCAGCACGCTTTTGGTTTTAAAGAAGTAACTGGAGGAGGAGTTGGGGCTGCAATGCTTCTAGGAATTAAGCGTGGTCTTTTCTCCAACGAAGCTGGTATGGGTAGTGCGCCAAACGCAGCGGCTACTGCAGACGTCTCTCACCCAGTAAAACAGGGTCTTATTCAGGCGCTTGGTGTGTTCGTAGATACGCTTCTTATCGCGACAGCAACGGCCTTTATGATTCTTATGTCGGACGGTTATGTTGACTCAAAGTTAGACGGTGTCCAACTTACACAGGAAGCCATGAACCAGCATCTAGGTAGCGGTGCAGGAATCTTCGTTGCCGTCGCCGTTCTTCTATTCGCTTTTAGTTCCATTATTGGTAACTACTATTATGGTGAAACGAATATTGAATTTATTAAATCAAGCAAAACCGCCCTTCTTATTTACAGACTCGCCGTACTTGCTATGGTAATGTTCGGTGCAAAGGCCGGATTTGGAATCGTATGGGGCATGGCCGATCTATCTATGGGACTTATGGCGCTTCTTAACCTAATCGTTATCTCGATCATCGGTAAAGTTGCCTTTGTTGCTCTTAAAGATTATCGAGATCAGCGCAAAGCAGGTAAAGATCCCCAGTTTTATGCCGATACGATTAAAGGCTTAAAGTCAGATATTTGGACGGATAAGCCAAAAGAAAAATCCAACTAA